GATGCGCTCGGACGCGAACCGGGTCGTCGGCGGCGCGAGGGTGTCGAAGGCGCGCACGATGCGGTCGCGCGGCACCTCGAGCACGTCGAGCACCGCCGCGACGGCGATCTCGTTGTAGACGTTGACGATGTTGTCGTTGACGAGCCGCGCCTCGCGGGCGTCGCCGTCGAGGTCGAGCACGACGCGCTCGCCCGCGGGGTCGATGTCGCGCGCGCGGTAGGCGGCCTCGGGCGAGCGGAAGCCGCACGCCGGGCAGTGGGCGCGGCCGATGTGGTTGAAGCGCCAGTGGTCCCACGCGAGGCGCGTGTCGCACACGGGGCACGTCATGGCGTCGAGCGCGGCGCCCGTCGGGGCGTCGGTGTCGCTCGGCAGGCGATCGACCGCGAAGTGCACGCGCGGGTTGGCCTCGCCGCCGAGCGACGACGCGATGAGGTCGTCGGCGTTGAGCACGAGCGTCGTCTGCTCGGAGAGCTCCGAGCTGAGGATCCACGCGATGTACTCGGGGTGGGCGTTGCGCTTGATGGAGTCGCGCGTGAGGTTGGTGCAGACGAGCACGTCGGGTCGCAGCCCCGGCAGCACGAGGCGCCCCGAGCGCTCGTCGAGCTCGAACACCCCGACGTCGGCACGCGGCCGGCCGCGCCAGTCGACGGCGGCGATGAGCGCCGCCGCGATGCCCGGCGCGAGGTTCGACCCCGTTCGGTTGCTCGCGACCGTGAGCCCCTCGCCGAGAAGCGCCTCGGCGAGCAGGTTCGACACGGTCGTCTTGCCGTTCGTGCCCGTCACCGCGATGACGCGCTTCGGGTGCTGCACGGCGCCCAGGATGCCCGGGTGGATGCGGCGGGCGATCTTGCCGGGCACGTGCGTCCCCTGACGCCCGATGGCCCGCAGCAGGCCGGCCGCGAGCTTGGCAGCCCAGACGGCCAGCAGCACGCGCACGCGGCGCCCCTTACTCGAGGTAGTCCCGCAGCGACTGCGAGCGGCTCGGGTGACGCAGCTTCGCCATCGTCTTCGACTCGATCTGACGGATGCGCTCGCGCGTCACGCCGAAGGTGTCGCCGATCTGGTCGAGCGTCTTCGGCATCCCGTCTCCGAGGCCGAAGCGCATGCGGATGACGCCCGCCTCGCGCTCCGAGAGCGAGTCGAGGAGCGACTCGAGCTGCTTCTGCAGCATCGTGAAGCCCACGGCGTCGGCCGGGACGACCGCCTCGGTGTCCTCGATGAGGTCGCCGAACTCGCTGTCGCCGTCCTCGCCGAGCGGGGTGTGCAGCGAGATCGGCTCGCGGCCGTACTTCTGCACCTCGATGACCTTCTCCGGGGTCATGTCGAGTTCCTTCGACAGCTCCTCGGGGGTGGGCTCGCGGCCCAGGTCCTGCAGCATCTGGCGCTGCACGCGGGCGAGCTTGTTGATGACCTCGACCATGTGCACGGGGATGCGGATCGTGCGGGCCTGGTCGGCCATCGCGCGCGTGATCGCCTGGCGGATCCACCACGTCGCGTAGGTCGAGAACTTGAAGCCCTTGGTGTAGTCGAACTTCTCGACGGCGCGGATGAGGCCGAGGTTCCCCTCCTGGATGAGGTCGAGGAACTGCATGCCACGGCCCGTGTAGCGCTTCGCGAGCGACACGACGAGGCGGAGGTTGGCGCCCAGCAGGTGGTTCTTGGCGCGCTGGCCGTCGCGCGCGACCCAGGAGAGCTCGCGACCGAGCTGGCTGCGCTTCTCCTGGTCGGTCATGTGCGAGAGCTTCTCCTCGGCGAAGAGACCGGCCTCGATGCGCATCGCGAGCTCGACCTCCTGCTCCGCGTTGAGGAGGGCGACCTTTCCGATCTGCTTGAGGTAGTCCTTGACGGGGTCGGCCGTCGCGCCCGTGATGGCGGCGGAGTAGACGGGGACCTCGTCGTCCTCGTCCGTCATCGACAGACGCAGGGCGCCCGTCGGAAGCGGCTCGTCGCGCGCGGTCGAGACCTCCTCGGTCTCCTCGTCGTCGGACTCCTCCTCGGAGTCGTCCTTCGCCTCGGGGGTCTCCGGCTCCTCGGCCTCGTCGGCGTCGCCGTCGGCGGCGACCTCCTCGGTCGCCTCCTCGATGTCGCCGTCGAGCTCGAGCTCGGCGTCGTCCTCGAGCTCGTCGCTCTCGAGCTCCGGGTCCTTGGCCTTCGCCGCGGACGCCTTGCCCTTGGGGGCGGCCTTGGCCGGCGACTTCTTCGCGGCGGGCTTGGCGGCAGCCTTCGCGGGCGCCTTGGCGGTGGTCTTCGTGGTGGTCTTGGTCGCCGACTTGGTGGTCTTGGCGGCGGCGGTGGTCTTCTCGCGGTCGTCCTTGACCGCTTCCTTCGTCGATGTGGAGCGGGGGGTGGCCATGCTGACCCCTTTCGCGGGTGGGGAGGTGCGTCTGGGCAGTACGTAGACCCGTGTCAAGTCCCCCACGCGATCGAGACGGGCTCTCGCCTGTCTGTCACGCGCGAGACGGGGATTCGACCGGGTCTCGGTTGTCTATTCTCGCACACGCGGGGGACGCCTCCCGACGCGCGCGCTGAAGAGTGCAACCCACAGGGGGGCTATCTGTATTCCCTCCTCCGCGGCGAGTCGCCTCCGGGCCCTCGTGCGGGTCCACAGCACGCCCACCGTGCCGACGAGCGCGACGAGGAAGACCGAGAAGAAGGCGTACCGGAACCCGTCGAGGCTGTAGAGCTCCGACGGCAGTCCGGATGCGACGCGCACGTCGTCGACGACGTCGAGCACCGCGCCGACGAGCAGCATCGCCACGAACCCGCCGACGAAGCCGCCCGAGTTCGCGATGCCCGTCGCCGAGCCGTGGGCGTGGCTCGGGTTCTCGCTGCGCGCGACGTCGAGGCCGATGAGCGACGCCGGCCCGCACACGCCCACTCCGAGGAAGAAGAGCGACACGAGCCACACGGGCGGAACTGGCTGCCACAGCAGCACGACGGCCCACACGAGGAACACGGCCCACGTGAGGGCGAGCACGACGTCGCTGCGACGCAGGGGATGCCGCGCGACGAGCAGGCCGATGACGGGGCCCGAGACGAGCGTGCCGACGACCATGAGGGAGAAGACGCCGGATGCCGTCCCCGCGTCGTAGCCGAGCCCCGCGGTGAGGAAGGGGTAGCCCCACAGGATGCCGAGCATCGTCGGCAGGGAGCCGCCGAGCAGGTGCGCCCAGAAGCCGAGACGCGTGCCGACACGGCGGAGGCTCGCGCGCAATCCGAGCTCCGTGGGGTCGATCGCGGCGATCTCGGCCGTCGTCGTGAGCGCGGCACCCCGCCGCAGGAGGCCGGCCGCGACGACGGCCGCGACGACGCTCGCACCGGCGGCGGCGAGGAAGCTCGGGGTCCAGCCCGCGAACCCGAGCAGGAGCGCGAAGGGGAAGGCCGAGACGATCTGCCCGAACTGCCCCGTCATCCCGACCCACTGCGAGAGCTGCGGGAGGATGCGCCCCTGGAACCACGCGGGCAGCAGGCGCAGGACGCTCACGAAGGTGGCCGCATCCCCCGTCCCGACGAGCACGCGCCCGAGGATCGCGAGCCCGACGCCGTCGGCGAAGGCGAGGGTCGCCTGGCCCGCCGCCATGACGACGGCGCCCGTGACGATGAGCACGGGCGCGCCGAACCTGTCGGCGAGCACGCCGACGGGGATCTGCAGCACGGCGTAGACGACGATCTGCACGACGGCGACGGCGGAGATGACGGCCGCGCTCACCTCGAACCGCTCGGTGGCCTCGACTCCCGCGACGCCGAACGTCGTGCGCTGCAGCACGGCGACGAGGTATGCGAACGCGGCCCCGGCGAACACGAGCCAGGACCGCGCGGAGTTCACTCCCCCAGGCTACGCGGCGCCGCAGCCCCGTCTCTCAGGGGCGCGGCTCGTCGCGCCGGGTCGCGAGGAAGCGCTCGAGCTCGGCGGCGATCGTGTCGGCGCTCGGCAGCTCGCCGTCCTCGTCGACGAGGGGCGACGGGAGGGGGTTCTCCTCCATGTAGCTGTCGTGACGCTCCTCGAGCGTGCGCACGAGGCGCTCGAGCTCCGAGTTGCCCGTCACCTGCTCCTCGACCTTGAGCGTGAACTCGCGGCCCTCCTCGCGCAGCTCGTCCGTGGGCAGGATGAGCCCCGTCGCGGCGCCGATGCTCTCGAGCGCGGCGACCGCGGCGAGCGGGTACTCGGTGTCGGCGAGGTAGTGCGGCACGAGCAGCACGAAGCCCGCGGTCGGGTGGCCCGCCTCCTGAAGGCGGTACTCGAGCAGGTGCAGGATGTTGCCCGGCACCTGGGTGCGCGGGCGCCAGATCGAGAACGCGTCGATGAGCTCCGTGCGGTTGCCGCTCACCGTCACGCCGATGGGGCGCGTGTGCGGCGTCGGCATCGGGATCGCGTTGATCCACGTCGTGTCGGCCACGTCGAACCGCTCGATGAGATCGATGACCGCGCGCGTGAACCCCTCCCAGCGGAAGTCGGGCTCGTAGCCGCTCAGCAGGAGGAAGGGCTGGTGGAGCTCGTCCTCGACGAGCGAGAGCACGAGCCGGGAGGGCTCGTAGGAGGCGAGGTGATCCTCGTCGAAGTACATGACGGGGCGGCGCGCGCGGTAGTCGAGCAGCGCGTCGTTGTCGAACACCACGAGGTCGCGCACGACGGGCAGTCCGCGCAGCAGCTCCGTGACCTGCGCGACCGCCGAACCGGAGTCGGTGAACCCCGTGAGACCGGCGACGAGATGCAATCCCGTGGGCACGTCGGAGACGTCTCCGACGACCTCGTAGAGCGGGTTCTCATCCATGGCTCAGAGTCTAGAAGCCGCCCCGCGGGAGCCGCCGGATGACGGGGCCCGCGGCGTCATGCTCACAGCGAACAGGCGACAGCCGGGGACTAGCCTGACCGCATGACCGCACCCGAGCTCTCCGTCACATCCGCCCCTCTCGCCGACATCGAGGCCTCGCTCCTCGTGCTCGGCGTGACGAAGGGTGCCGACGGTCCGGTGCTCGCGGACGACGTGCCGGCCGAGGTCGCCGAGCTCCTCTCCCCTCTCGGGGTGACGGGTGCCCCCGACGAGTTCCGCCGCGGCCCCGTGCTGCCGGGCGGACGCAGCCCCATCGCCTTCGTGGGCCTCGGCGCCGAGCCCGGCCGCGCCGCCATCCGCTCGGCCGCGGGCACCGCGGGGCGGCTCGCGAGCGGGCTCGAGTCGGTCGTGCTCGCGCTCCCCGTGGCCGACGACGAGACGGCGGAGGTCGCCCTCGAGTCGGCGGCGAGCGGCGCCTACGCCTACCTCGCCTACCGCACGGGCGACACCTCCGCGCGGCGCCCCGTCGGCAGCATCGCGCTGCGCGTGCCGGACGGGATCGACGGCGACGCCCTCGTCGCCGGCGCCGCAGCGACCGCGACCGCGACGCACCTCGTGCGCGACCTCGTCAACGAGCCGGCATCCGATCTCTACCCCGAGACCTTCGTCGAGCGCGTCCGGCAGCTCGCCGACGGGCTGCCCGTCGAGGTCGAGGTGTACGAGCCCGAGCGTCTCGCCGCCGAGGGCTTCGGCGGCATCCTCGGCGTCGGGAGCGGCTCGAGCCGCGCACCCCGCCTCGTCGTCGTGCGCTACGCCCCCGAGGGTGCCGGGCAGCACCTCGCCGTCGTCGGCAAGGGCATCACGTACGACTCGGGCGGGCTCTCGCTCAAGCCGCCGGCCTCGATGGCGACCATGAAGTACGACATGACGGGCGCCGCGACCGCGCTCGCGACGGTGCTCGACGCCGCCCGCCGCGGCACTCCCGTGCGCGTGACGGCGTGGCTGTGCCTCGCCGAGAACATGCCGTCGGGCACGGCGCTGCGACCCGGAGACGTGCTGCGCACCTGGAGCGGCACGACGGTCGAGGTCACGAACACGGATGCCGAGGGTCGCGTCGTGCTCGCGGACGGCCTCGCGGCCGCCGCCGCCGAGCGCCCCGACCTGCTCGTCGACGTCGCGACCCTCACGGGGGCCGCGCGCGTCGCCATGGGCGAGCGCACCGTCGCCGTCATGGGCGACGAGCCCGCCGTCGAGCGGGTGCTCGCCGCGGCGGAGCGCGCCGACGAGGCCATGTGGCCGATGCCCCTCCCGCCCGAGCTGCGCTCGGTGCTCGACTCGGACATCGCCGACCTCGCAAATGCGAAGCTCGGCCACACGGCGGGCGGCATGCTCGTCGCCGGGCACTTCCTGCGCACCTTCGTGGGCGAGTCGGGCGGCGAGGGCCCCGGCGCGCGGATCGGCTGGGCGCACCTCGACATCGCGGGACCCGCCTACAACACCGGCGGCCCCTACGGCGCGGTCGGCAAGGGCCCCACCGGCGTCGCCGTCCGCACGCTCATCGGCCTGACGGCGGACCTCGCGGGAGCGTAGTAGGGTCGACTCGGCAAGGAACACCTTGCCCTTTTCCCGCTCCGCGACACCACCTATCTCGCGGGCAATCGACACGCGAAGCGCAAGGGAGTTTCTCCAGTGTCCGAGCAGACCTTCGACCTCGTCGTCCTGGGAGCGGGAAGCGGCGGATACGCCGCCGCCCTGCGCTACGCCCAGCTCGGCAAGTCCGTGGCCCTCATCGAGAAGGACAAGGTGGGCGGCACGTGCCTCCACGTCGGGTGCATCCCGACGAAGGCCCTGCTCCACTCCGCCGAGGTCGCGGACGTCTCCCGCGAGGCCGCCAAGTACGGCGTCGCCACCCAGTTCGGCGGGATCGACATCGCCGCCGTCACGGCATACCGCGAGGGCATCGTCGCCGGCAAGTGGAAGGGCCTCCAGGGCCTCATCAAGGGCCGCGGCATCACGACGATCGAGGGCACCGGCCGCCTGACCTCGCCGAACACGGTGCAGGTGGGCGACCAGGTCATCCGCGGCACCAACGTCATCCTCGCCACGGGCTCCTACTCGCGCACGCTCCCCGGTCTCGAGATCGGCGGGCGCGTCATCACCTCGGAGCAGGCCCTCGCGCTCGACTTCGTGCCGAAGAAGGTCGCCGTCCTCGGCGGCGGCGTCATCGGCGTCGAGTTCTCGAGCGTCTGGAAGAGCTGGGGCGCCGACGTCACGATCATCGAGGCGCTCCCCCACCTCGTCCCCAACGAGGACGAGTCGATCTCGAAGCACTTCGAGCGCGCGTTCCGCCGCCGCGGCATCGAGTTCAAGCTCGGCGTGCGCTTCTCGGGCGTGACGCAGAACGAGAACGGCGTCGTCGTCTCCCTCGAGAACGGCGAGACCGTCGAGGCCGACCTGCTGCTCGTCGCGGTGGGCCGCGGCCCGCTCACGGCGAACATGGGCTTCGAGGAGGTCGGCGTGCAGCTCGACCGCGGCTTCGTCGTCGTCGACGACAAGCTCCAGACGACGGTTCCCGGCGTCTACGCCGTCGGCGACATCGTGCCCGGCCTGCAACTCGCGCACCGCGGCTTCCAGCAGGGCATCTACGTCGCGGAGGTGCTCGCGGGCCTCGACCCCGTCAAGGTGGAGGACGTCAACATCCCCAAGGTCACCTACTCCGACCCCGAGGTCGCCTCGGTGGGTCTCACGCAGGCCAAGGCGGAGGAGCAGTACGGCGCCGAGAACATCACGGCCGTCGAGTACAACCTCGCGGGCAACGGCAAGAGCCACATCATCGGCACGTCGGGCGTCATCAAGGCGATCCGCGTCAACGACGGCCCCGTCGTCGGCGTGCACATGATCGGCGCGCGCGTGGGCGAGCTCATCGGCGAGGCGCAGCTCGTCGTCGACTGGGACGCCTACCCCGAGGACATCGCCCCCTACATCCACGCCCACCCGACTCAGAACGAGGCGCTCGGCGAGGCCTTCCTGGCCCTCGCAGGGAAGCCTCTGCACGGCTGAGTCCGACGGCTAAGCTAGAACGACACGGCTGAACACGGCTGAATAAGGAGCATCACCGATGAGCGAATCCGTCAGCCTCCCGGCGCTCGGAGAGAGTGTCACGGAAGGTACGGTG
The Protaetiibacter sp. SSC-01 genome window above contains:
- a CDS encoding Mur ligase family protein, which translates into the protein MRVLLAVWAAKLAAGLLRAIGRQGTHVPGKIARRIHPGILGAVQHPKRVIAVTGTNGKTTVSNLLAEALLGEGLTVASNRTGSNLAPGIAAALIAAVDWRGRPRADVGVFELDERSGRLVLPGLRPDVLVCTNLTRDSIKRNAHPEYIAWILSSELSEQTTLVLNADDLIASSLGGEANPRVHFAVDRLPSDTDAPTGAALDAMTCPVCDTRLAWDHWRFNHIGRAHCPACGFRSPEAAYRARDIDPAGERVVLDLDGDAREARLVNDNIVNVYNEIAVAAVLDVLEVPRDRIVRAFDTLAPPTTRFASERIGDALLVRLLTKGLVGVACSRAFEYLRSFPGRKAVVMTIDEWSERENEVENTAWIYDADYEYLADESIEQLVVGGNRRYDQALRLAIAGVDPARIVTLESETEPAERIDVAGADVVFNLHSVHNALTTGNRVQERLRARLADRAGGGA
- a CDS encoding RNA polymerase sigma factor; this translates as MATPRSTSTKEAVKDDREKTTAAAKTTKSATKTTTKTTAKAPAKAAAKPAAKKSPAKAAPKGKASAAKAKDPELESDELEDDAELELDGDIEEATEEVAADGDADEAEEPETPEAKDDSEEESDDEETEEVSTARDEPLPTGALRLSMTDEDDEVPVYSAAITGATADPVKDYLKQIGKVALLNAEQEVELAMRIEAGLFAEEKLSHMTDQEKRSQLGRELSWVARDGQRAKNHLLGANLRLVVSLAKRYTGRGMQFLDLIQEGNLGLIRAVEKFDYTKGFKFSTYATWWIRQAITRAMADQARTIRIPVHMVEVINKLARVQRQMLQDLGREPTPEELSKELDMTPEKVIEVQKYGREPISLHTPLGEDGDSEFGDLIEDTEAVVPADAVGFTMLQKQLESLLDSLSEREAGVIRMRFGLGDGMPKTLDQIGDTFGVTRERIRQIESKTMAKLRHPSRSQSLRDYLE
- a CDS encoding nitrate/nitrite transporter, giving the protein MNSARSWLVFAGAAFAYLVAVLQRTTFGVAGVEATERFEVSAAVISAVAVVQIVVYAVLQIPVGVLADRFGAPVLIVTGAVVMAAGQATLAFADGVGLAILGRVLVGTGDAATFVSVLRLLPAWFQGRILPQLSQWVGMTGQFGQIVSAFPFALLLGFAGWTPSFLAAAGASVVAAVVAAGLLRRGAALTTTAEIAAIDPTELGLRASLRRVGTRLGFWAHLLGGSLPTMLGILWGYPFLTAGLGYDAGTASGVFSLMVVGTLVSGPVIGLLVARHPLRRSDVVLALTWAVFLVWAVVLLWQPVPPVWLVSLFFLGVGVCGPASLIGLDVARSENPSHAHGSATGIANSGGFVGGFVAMLLVGAVLDVVDDVRVASGLPSELYSLDGFRYAFFSVFLVALVGTVGVLWTRTRARRRLAAEEGIQIAPLWVALFSARVGRRPPRVRE
- a CDS encoding proteasome assembly chaperone family protein gives rise to the protein MDENPLYEVVGDVSDVPTGLHLVAGLTGFTDSGSAVAQVTELLRGLPVVRDLVVFDNDALLDYRARRPVMYFDEDHLASYEPSRLVLSLVEDELHQPFLLLSGYEPDFRWEGFTRAVIDLIERFDVADTTWINAIPMPTPHTRPIGVTVSGNRTELIDAFSIWRPRTQVPGNILHLLEYRLQEAGHPTAGFVLLVPHYLADTEYPLAAVAALESIGAATGLILPTDELREEGREFTLKVEEQVTGNSELERLVRTLEERHDSYMEENPLPSPLVDEDGELPSADTIAAELERFLATRRDEPRP
- a CDS encoding leucyl aminopeptidase, whose product is MTAPELSVTSAPLADIEASLLVLGVTKGADGPVLADDVPAEVAELLSPLGVTGAPDEFRRGPVLPGGRSPIAFVGLGAEPGRAAIRSAAGTAGRLASGLESVVLALPVADDETAEVALESAASGAYAYLAYRTGDTSARRPVGSIALRVPDGIDGDALVAGAAATATATHLVRDLVNEPASDLYPETFVERVRQLADGLPVEVEVYEPERLAAEGFGGILGVGSGSSRAPRLVVVRYAPEGAGQHLAVVGKGITYDSGGLSLKPPASMATMKYDMTGAATALATVLDAARRGTPVRVTAWLCLAENMPSGTALRPGDVLRTWSGTTVEVTNTDAEGRVVLADGLAAAAAERPDLLVDVATLTGAARVAMGERTVAVMGDEPAVERVLAAAERADEAMWPMPLPPELRSVLDSDIADLANAKLGHTAGGMLVAGHFLRTFVGESGGEGPGARIGWAHLDIAGPAYNTGGPYGAVGKGPTGVAVRTLIGLTADLAGA
- the lpdA gene encoding dihydrolipoyl dehydrogenase; the encoded protein is MSEQTFDLVVLGAGSGGYAAALRYAQLGKSVALIEKDKVGGTCLHVGCIPTKALLHSAEVADVSREAAKYGVATQFGGIDIAAVTAYREGIVAGKWKGLQGLIKGRGITTIEGTGRLTSPNTVQVGDQVIRGTNVILATGSYSRTLPGLEIGGRVITSEQALALDFVPKKVAVLGGGVIGVEFSSVWKSWGADVTIIEALPHLVPNEDESISKHFERAFRRRGIEFKLGVRFSGVTQNENGVVVSLENGETVEADLLLVAVGRGPLTANMGFEEVGVQLDRGFVVVDDKLQTTVPGVYAVGDIVPGLQLAHRGFQQGIYVAEVLAGLDPVKVEDVNIPKVTYSDPEVASVGLTQAKAEEQYGAENITAVEYNLAGNGKSHIIGTSGVIKAIRVNDGPVVGVHMIGARVGELIGEAQLVVDWDAYPEDIAPYIHAHPTQNEALGEAFLALAGKPLHG